The Primulina eburnea isolate SZY01 chromosome 6, ASM2296580v1, whole genome shotgun sequence genome contains a region encoding:
- the LOC140833370 gene encoding uncharacterized protein: MKKTFPSTDLRANPHINSKIHVWKKSHGTLMTLLSKSRIGWNETKKMIDATNEAWEPLEKIDSSVHGMRYRSWPFYIDWCEIFGSDRATGEQSESFVDAVQEDALNLGNTDGVAVDVGLEKLFDGFEDNADSILVSAPIFSVATIGKKLIGKKRIRSAEIEDRIVDAMNNFSDMTNISIEDLSKKNWI, encoded by the exons ATGAAGAAAACCTTCCCGAGTACAGATTTGCGGGCCAATCCCCATATCAATTCAAAAATTCATGTGTGGAAAAAGTCTCATGGTACATTGATGACATTGCTAAGCAAGAGCAGAATAGGTTGGAATGAAACTAAAAAAATGATTGATGCCACAAATGAAGCATGGGAACCCCTTGAGAAG ATTGACAGCAGCGTCCATGGGATGCGGTACAGGTCTTGGCCattttatattgattggtgtGAGATTTTTGGAAGTGATCGTGCAACTGGAGAACAATCTGAGAGCTTTGTTGATGCCGTACAGGAAGATGCCTTAAACTTAGGGAACACTGATGGTGTTGCAGTGGATGTGGGGTTGGAAAAGTTGTTTGATGGGTTTGAGGACAATGCTGATTCAATTTTGGTCTCAGCCCCAATATTTTCTGTTGCAACAATAGGAAAGAAATTGATAGGCAAAAAACGCATACGAAGTGCTGAAATAGAAGATCGTATTGTCGATGCCATGAACAACTTCAGTGACATGACAAATATTAGCATAGAAGACCtctcaaaaaaaaattggatatgA